The following are encoded together in the Kingella negevensis genome:
- a CDS encoding IS1 family transposase produces MKTEITLTCPRCQGQNIKKNGYSGNRKQKYFCKDCCRNFIGDHNLTYKGCHSKADEQVWRMTVRGCGIRDIAAITGYSKDKVQAALKRHEFEPFPKQKHYSTLEIDEFWTFVGNKSNKVWLVYAYHRESGEIVAYVWGKHDLATARALKQRLKELRITYDRMATDDWAAFLNVFSNEEWHLVGKQHTVGIEGNNCRLRHKVRRAFRKTCCFSKSMFYHKKVFDLAFFDIHFGIV; encoded by the coding sequence GTGAAAACAGAAATAACTCTAACTTGTCCTCGCTGCCAAGGACAAAATATAAAGAAAAATGGCTACTCTGGCAATCGTAAACAAAAATATTTTTGCAAAGATTGTTGTCGTAATTTTATTGGCGACCATAACCTTACCTATAAGGGTTGTCATTCCAAAGCTGATGAACAGGTTTGGAGAATGACCGTTAGAGGTTGTGGTATTCGCGATATTGCAGCAATTACGGGTTACAGCAAAGACAAGGTTCAGGCTGCTTTAAAACGCCATGAGTTTGAGCCATTTCCTAAACAAAAACATTACTCTACACTTGAAATAGACGAGTTTTGGACATTTGTCGGTAACAAGTCTAATAAAGTGTGGCTAGTCTATGCCTATCACAGAGAAAGTGGCGAAATTGTCGCTTACGTTTGGGGTAAGCACGATTTAGCAACAGCGCGAGCACTCAAACAGCGTTTAAAAGAATTACGCATAACTTACGACAGAATGGCGACCGACGACTGGGCTGCATTTTTAAATGTCTTTTCAAATGAAGAATGGCATCTAGTTGGTAAGCAACACACAGTTGGCATTGAGGGTAATAACTGTCGTTTACGGCACAAAGTAAGGCGAGCGTTTAGAAAAACGTGTTGTTTTTCTAAAAGTATGTTTTATCACAAGAAAGTTTTTGATTTGGCTTTCTTTGATATTCATTTTGGCATTGTTTAG
- a CDS encoding ShlB/FhaC/HecB family hemolysin secretion/activation protein, whose amino-acid sequence MKPPLSYLPNIRFLSLCCLSAGIIAPATLFAAPNPTEIRMQQDIQQRQREEQLHQTMQPETDVRLQGERVNETLNQPMDNDDKQPCFAINEVVLEGEHHAWFQFALKQALHETDFQAGKCLNAGAINRIMTVAQNAVIGKGFTTTRIMAAPQDLNSGKLVLTVLVGYLKNIEVDMSQTDTTHAGRIAAFQNEFPTRSDGILNLRDLEQGLENLKRIPTVEADIQIMPVDGVPNQSTVLVKWRQRLLPYRLSLGIDDSGMKATGKYQGNITFSADNPLGLSDLFYVNYGHSIGNVPNETNSTSSLKKGSTYNYALHYSVPFGKWTWTFNHSGYRYHQAVAGLSEAYDYNGKSDNTDLGFNRLIYRDAKRKTHIGAKLWTRETQSYIDDAEITVQRRRTAGWLAELSHKEYIGNSTANFKITYKRGTGMYDALPSPEEPFGEGTSRMKIWTVSTDVNIPFQIGKQLFAYDTNFQAQWNKTPLTPQDKIAIGGRYTVRGFDGELSLSAERGWYWHNDLSWQFKPGHQLYLGTDVGHVSGQSAKWLLGQTLAGATVGVRGQMTVGGNLHYDLFASRAVKKPEYFRTKKWVTGFQVSYSF is encoded by the coding sequence ATGAAACCTCCTTTATCCTATTTGCCTAATATTCGCTTCTTGTCTTTGTGCTGCTTATCAGCAGGCATCATCGCTCCTGCTACTTTGTTCGCTGCCCCCAACCCTACCGAAATCCGTATGCAACAAGACATTCAACAACGCCAACGCGAAGAGCAGTTGCACCAAACGATGCAGCCTGAAACCGATGTGCGTTTACAAGGTGAACGTGTTAATGAAACACTTAATCAGCCTATGGACAATGACGATAAGCAACCATGTTTTGCCATTAACGAAGTGGTTTTAGAAGGCGAACATCATGCATGGTTTCAGTTTGCCCTAAAACAAGCATTGCACGAAACCGATTTTCAGGCAGGCAAATGTTTGAATGCAGGCGCGATTAACCGCATCATGACGGTGGCGCAAAATGCAGTCATTGGCAAGGGCTTTACCACAACGCGCATCATGGCAGCACCGCAGGATTTAAACAGTGGTAAATTGGTTTTAACGGTATTGGTGGGTTATCTTAAAAACATTGAAGTCGATATGTCGCAAACAGATACCACTCATGCAGGTCGCATTGCCGCCTTTCAAAATGAGTTTCCTACGCGTTCTGACGGCATCTTGAATTTGCGCGATTTGGAACAGGGTTTGGAGAATTTAAAGCGCATTCCAACCGTAGAAGCGGATATTCAAATTATGCCTGTGGACGGTGTACCCAATCAAAGTACAGTATTAGTGAAATGGCGGCAGCGATTGTTGCCTTATCGCTTGAGTCTCGGCATCGATGATTCTGGTATGAAAGCAACAGGCAAATATCAAGGCAATATTACCTTCTCGGCAGATAATCCATTGGGATTGAGCGATTTGTTTTATGTGAACTACGGGCATTCCATCGGCAATGTACCCAATGAAACAAACAGTACAAGCAGCCTGAAAAAAGGCAGTACTTATAATTACGCGTTGCATTATTCCGTACCCTTTGGCAAATGGACATGGACATTTAACCACAGCGGCTACCGCTATCATCAAGCGGTAGCAGGATTAAGCGAAGCGTATGACTACAATGGCAAAAGCGACAACACCGATTTAGGTTTCAACCGCTTAATCTACCGCGATGCCAAACGCAAAACGCATATTGGTGCAAAATTATGGACACGCGAAACACAAAGCTATATTGACGATGCGGAGATTACGGTGCAACGCCGTAGAACAGCAGGCTGGTTAGCCGAGTTAAGCCATAAAGAATACATCGGCAACAGCACCGCCAATTTTAAAATCACTTACAAACGCGGTACAGGCATGTACGATGCCCTGCCATCACCCGAAGAACCCTTTGGCGAAGGCACGTCGCGCATGAAAATTTGGACAGTCAGTACTGATGTGAACATTCCCTTTCAAATTGGCAAACAGTTATTTGCTTACGACACCAACTTTCAAGCACAATGGAATAAAACTCCATTGACCCCACAAGATAAAATCGCCATTGGCGGACGCTATACCGTGCGCGGATTTGATGGCGAATTAAGCCTATCAGCCGAACGCGGTTGGTATTGGCACAATGATTTGAGCTGGCAGTTTAAGCCAGGGCATCAACTGTATTTAGGCACAGATGTGGGACATGTTTCAGGACAATCGGCAAAATGGTTATTGGGACAGACTTTGGCTGGCGCAACGGTGGGCGTACGCGGACAAATGACAGTGGGTGGGAATTTACACTATGATTTGTTTGCCAGTCGTGCGGTGAAGAAACCTGAGTATTTTAGGACAAAGAAATGGGTAACGGGGTTTCAGGTGAGTTATTCGTTTTGA
- a CDS encoding VENN motif pre-toxin domain-containing protein has protein sequence MSYEIGQHFKEKDAEGTSAHILAHAVLGAAVAAAGDNKALAGALSAGGAEAAAPYISKWLYDKEKGSDLTAEEKETVTAITNLLGTATGAAVGNSATDAAQGSLNAQSAVENNWLTSRTFRQNLSNRAKQGNTDAKRMLEIENLLRQYGIQDIEDVVARYNQNGGVLKSVL, from the coding sequence TTGTCATATGAAATTGGACAACACTTTAAAGAAAAAGACGCAGAAGGAACGAGCGCGCATATCCTTGCCCATGCGGTATTGGGAGCGGCTGTTGCAGCGGCAGGAGACAATAAGGCCCTAGCAGGAGCATTGAGTGCAGGTGGAGCGGAGGCTGCTGCGCCTTATATTAGCAAATGGTTATACGACAAAGAAAAAGGCAGCGACTTAACAGCAGAAGAGAAAGAAACTGTAACAGCGATTACAAACTTATTGGGAACGGCTACAGGTGCAGCAGTCGGCAACAGCGCAACAGATGCAGCGCAAGGCAGCCTGAATGCGCAAAGTGCGGTGGAGAATAATTGGCTTACCAGTCGTACCTTTAGACAAAATTTAAGTAATCGTGCTAAACAAGGAAATACTGATGCTAAGCGTATGTTAGAAATTGAAAATTTATTACGCCAGTACGGTATCCAAGATATAGAAGATGTTGTAGCTAGATATAATCAAAATGGTGGTGTCCTGAAAAGTGTGCTGTAA
- a CDS encoding transposase has protein sequence MTRKSYPTDLTDAQWQAIEPHFNQLRHYKWDKRQLVNAVLYITKTGCQWRMLPNDFPPYSTVWSFYRRANQAYGIEFFWHWFKKTFNPSKTSNANLCHY, from the coding sequence ATGACTAGAAAATCCTACCCAACAGACTTAACAGATGCCCAATGGCAAGCGATTGAGCCACATTTTAACCAGCTACGCCACTACAAATGGGATAAACGTCAATTAGTGAATGCCGTTTTGTACATCACCAAAACAGGTTGCCAATGGCGTATGTTGCCCAATGATTTTCCACCTTATTCAACCGTATGGAGTTTCTATCGCAGAGCCAATCAGGCTTATGGGATAGAATTCTTTTGGCATTGGTTCAAAAAAACGTTTAATCCATCAAAAACAAGCAATGCCAACTTATGCCATTATTGA